Proteins encoded by one window of Candidatus Odinarchaeum yellowstonii:
- a CDS encoding 30S ribosomal protein S17, giving the protein MRNIGLNVNLPNNKCADPKCPFHGSLPVRGKVLEGVVTGVKMMETVTVRRDYLWYVKKYKRYERRHTQLSAHLPGCIEVKEGDRVKIAECRPLSKTVSFVVIEKVEGKENVE; this is encoded by the coding sequence TTGCGTAACATAGGTTTAAACGTTAACCTGCCGAATAATAAATGCGCAGACCCTAAATGTCCATTCCACGGTTCTCTGCCTGTTAGAGGTAAAGTACTGGAGGGCGTGGTGACAGGTGTAAAAATGATGGAGACAGTCACAGTTAGACGCGATTACTTATGGTATGTGAAAAAATATAAAAGATATGAAAGGCGACACACCCAGCTTTCAGCTCATCTACCAGGCTGTATTGAAGTTAAAGAAGGCGACCGAGTTAAAATAGCGGAGTGCCGCCCACTATCTAAAACTGTGAGTTTCGTGGTAATAGAGAAAGTGGAGGGTAAAGAGAATGTCGAGTAA
- a CDS encoding ribonuclease P protein subunit — MYNERTQKNILTLIGLKINIIDSSDRSLKGLTGLVLDETKNTLIIRQNSRILRIPKKVVRISLREKDRRITFNGSKLLGLPENRIKNYYWRR, encoded by the coding sequence TCTAACCCTCATCGGTTTGAAGATTAACATCATCGATTCATCTGATAGAAGCCTTAAAGGTTTAACTGGTTTAGTGTTAGATGAAACTAAAAACACGCTTATAATTAGACAAAATTCGCGTATACTTAGAATCCCTAAAAAAGTAGTTAGAATATCACTTCGAGAAAAAGATAGGAGAATTACATTTAACGGCTCTAAGCTGTTAGGGCTTCCTGAAAACAGGATAAAAAACTATTATTGGAGGAGGTAA